Proteins encoded within one genomic window of Bombina bombina isolate aBomBom1 chromosome 1, aBomBom1.pri, whole genome shotgun sequence:
- the LOC128663996 gene encoding olfactory receptor 1019-like, translating to MNQNFTHEFILHGLTDSPLLQTILFFIFLLVYIFTIVGNMGIIIISKLDPSLATPMYFFLHHLSFSDLCYSSVITPKMLADFQVKQKVISFSGCAVQMFIFVTFGAMECFLLGIMAYDRYSAICNPLFYSVVMNNKKCTHLVLAAYAGSIVNALVHTTGTFTLSFCRSNLINHFYCDIPPLLKLSCSDTTINEILLIVFGIMTSWLSLSIIILSYIHIISAIIKIRSQEGRHKVFSTCASHFTAVSMFYGALFFMYFRPSTSFSVGNDSVASIFYTVLIPMLNPLIYSLRNREVKEALQKIININLFPPLEHSMLS from the exons ATGAACCAGAACTTCACACATGAGTTTATCCTCCATGGACTGACAGATAGCCCTCTATTGCAAACGATACTCTTCTTCATTTTCCTGCTAGTTTACATCTTCACAATAGTAGGAAACATGGGAATCATTATCATTAGCAAGTTGGATCCAAGCTTAGCCACGCCTATGTATTTTTTTCTGCACCATCTGTCCTTCTCAGATCTCTGTTACTCATCTGTTATAACTCCTAAGATGTTAGCAGATTTCCAAGTAAAACAGAAGGTCATCTCATTTAGTGGCTGTGCtgttcaaatgtttatttttgtgacATTTGGGGCAATGGAGTGTTTCCTATTGGGCATCATGGCATATGACAGATATTCTGCAATATGTAATCCTCTTTTTTATTCTGTTGTAATGAACAACAAAAAATGTACACACCTTGTACTTGCAGCATATGCTGGTAGTATTGTCAATGCCTTAGTCCACACCACTGGAACCTTTACTTTAAGCTTTTGTAGGTCAAATCTGATTAACCACTTCTACTGTGACATTCCACCACTGCTTAAACTATCTTGTTCTGATACAACCATTAATGAGATTCTATTAATTGTGTTTGGCATCATGACATCCTGGTTGTCTTTGAGCATCATTATCCTTTCATATATTCACATAATCTCTGCTATCATTAAGATTCGTTCACAGGAAGGGAGACACAAAGTATTTTCAACATGTGCCTCACACTTCACAGCTGTAAGCATGTTCTATGGGGCATTGTTCTTCATGTACTTCCGGCCTTCTACATCCTTCTCTGTTGGAAATGATAGTGTGGCCTCAATATTTTATACTGTTTTGATCCCAATGTTGAACCCCTTGATCTATAGCCTTAGGAATAGGGAGGTTAAAGAAGCATTGCAGAAAATCATAAA CATTAACCTGTTCCCACCATTAgaacattccatgctgtcctaa